A single Deinococcus misasensis DSM 22328 DNA region contains:
- a CDS encoding metallophosphoesterase family protein, giving the protein MRILHTGDFHAGRQLRGLDRTPEIRATLNEILSIARDARVDAVLVSGDVFDTVNPSAAAEDAIYEFYLGLKEAGIPSVTIAGNHDSAERLRSIRGLLRHVGAHMVTHVTPDLKELVYPVQARDGNVLQVLAFPFLSERRLVKLADVAEGNVSQWRQKYQEGMNFFLRRMGSLLKPDAVNMLMMHLTFDGSAPSGSERNFIFDITNSYTVSARMLPEALQYVALGHIHKPQQVSELPPAYYAGSIIQLDFGEAGEKKYVNLIEAEPGRPIKMQQVPLTSGKPLKTVRVQLDQIEQMDSLVHFEGLLRVIVELPAGMGSAGLKERVAKVLPNALAIEIEVSQQEVKSRAAARAHLSDVQLFEQYYLDRHGALPEDIREAFLEASRLIQEGEEP; this is encoded by the coding sequence ATGCGCATTCTCCACACCGGGGATTTTCATGCCGGACGACAGCTTCGTGGTCTGGACCGCACCCCCGAAATTCGAGCCACCCTCAATGAAATCCTTTCCATTGCCAGAGATGCCCGCGTGGATGCGGTGCTGGTCTCTGGAGATGTCTTTGACACCGTCAACCCGAGTGCCGCCGCCGAAGACGCCATCTATGAATTCTATCTGGGCCTCAAAGAAGCGGGCATTCCCAGCGTGACCATTGCTGGAAACCACGACAGTGCAGAACGCCTGCGGAGCATCCGTGGCCTCCTCAGGCATGTGGGTGCCCACATGGTGACCCACGTGACCCCCGACCTGAAAGAACTGGTGTATCCTGTGCAGGCCAGAGATGGAAACGTGCTGCAGGTGCTGGCTTTCCCGTTCCTGTCTGAGCGCAGACTGGTCAAGTTGGCCGATGTGGCCGAAGGCAATGTCAGCCAGTGGCGTCAAAAGTATCAGGAAGGCATGAACTTTTTCCTGCGTCGAATGGGCTCTTTGTTGAAACCTGACGCTGTCAACATGTTGATGATGCACCTGACCTTTGATGGCAGTGCCCCTTCAGGCAGCGAGCGGAACTTCATTTTTGACATCACCAACAGCTATACGGTCAGTGCCCGCATGCTCCCTGAAGCGTTGCAGTATGTTGCGCTAGGGCACATCCACAAGCCCCAGCAGGTGTCGGAGTTGCCGCCAGCCTATTATGCAGGAAGCATCATCCAGCTGGATTTTGGCGAAGCAGGCGAGAAAAAATACGTGAACCTCATCGAAGCCGAGCCGGGCCGTCCCATCAAAATGCAGCAGGTGCCCCTCACCAGTGGCAAGCCCTTGAAAACCGTGCGGGTTCAACTCGACCAGATTGAGCAGATGGACAGTCTGGTGCACTTTGAAGGCTTGCTGCGTGTGATTGTGGAATTGCCTGCCGGAATGGGATCTGCAGGCCTCAAAGAACGGGTGGCCAAGGTGCTGCCCAATGCTCTGGCCATCGAAATTGAGGTGTCCCAGCAGGAAGTGAAGTCCAGAGCGGCGGCCCGTGCCCACCTGTCGGATGTGCAGCTTTTCGAGCAGTATTATCTGGACCGGCATGGTGCCTTGCCAGAGGACATCCGTGAAGCGTTTCTGGAAGCTTCACGCCTGATTCAAGAAGGAGAAGAGCCGTGA
- a CDS encoding AAA family ATPase: MKPLKLTLQNFTCFREHTEVDFSELSLYAIQGQTGSGKSSLLDAICFALYGETPRLGAKGLDALISQGAQSLSVRFEFEVGQERFEVARSKGRKASESETRLSRIQDGKAVTAVEGNKKKDIQSEIEKVVGLSFDSFTRAILLPQGQFDRFLKGNSREKQELLGKLIGLDRFTRMQKVASEKARSARTQHDLLQHRLDTEFAEVTDERLKELATQLDTTLHTLQEQEQQQTQLSEALVVQEELAALHQQETRHQRDMQTLLSSQPAMEKLEQQVQAALEVAGVLTLIRTTTSLQEKWQQAKLNHQKSQQAHQQATLKLQEAEKAYQQARGQALQVPELESQMSALQDAQGLYARLKQLGGQLKASPVVLPWSEDAYAQARNMVELKAQLEAEALQIGQEQQRIQQQKQQLLKEQKEQQRLRDLMEQLIPQGKEARTEVERLKTLLETSRVQHQALHLKAHLKVGEPCPVCEQQVRSLPVHVPQDITALEKQVKQAEKHLETIVENYQNAKNQLHAVTARMQQGQEFLTERETELKKRQQGFQAKQGGLTTSDPQQQMQALLSGLAQTILQKSGGDDPEKRFKALQQEKARFQQMEQNSYRLLSAAESQTSALKAQLDLQSQQVTEREQEWQEAHRGLQEALSTLAMTQEEALACAMTPEQMQEARQKVQQWRTRLAGVQAQLQEVQEKKAGREYQPELHLQQKSALQTLTVSLKGLSVQVGQLQSQQSHLKEKLDLKRTLVKEAALHQKTLNTWDALAKNLQLDRFPKFLLEEVEEQLLIGAGALLTDISDGRYALHLQDGEYVVSDHWNAGETRPIRTLSGGETFLASLSLAIALSDYLAGNKLLGALFLDEGFGTLDPQALDAVARALEKLQISGRMVGVITHVPALAARLPARVLVEKRMSGSFVRIDSEEISA; this comes from the coding sequence GTGAAGCCCCTGAAACTCACCCTGCAAAACTTCACCTGCTTTCGGGAGCACACCGAGGTGGATTTTTCAGAGTTGTCCCTGTATGCCATTCAGGGACAGACCGGCAGTGGAAAGAGCAGTTTGCTGGATGCCATCTGCTTTGCCCTGTACGGTGAAACCCCCCGTCTGGGTGCCAAAGGACTGGATGCCCTGATTTCTCAGGGGGCCCAGAGCCTTTCCGTGCGTTTTGAATTTGAGGTGGGACAAGAGCGTTTCGAGGTGGCCCGTTCCAAGGGACGCAAAGCCAGCGAAAGCGAAACCCGCCTGTCCAGAATTCAGGATGGCAAAGCCGTGACGGCTGTGGAAGGCAACAAGAAAAAAGACATCCAGTCGGAAATCGAGAAAGTGGTGGGATTGTCCTTTGACTCGTTCACACGGGCCATTTTGCTTCCACAGGGTCAATTTGACCGTTTCCTGAAGGGCAACAGCCGGGAAAAACAGGAATTGCTCGGGAAGTTGATCGGACTGGACCGTTTCACCCGCATGCAAAAAGTGGCTTCTGAAAAAGCCCGTTCTGCACGCACCCAGCATGACCTCCTGCAGCACCGGCTGGACACAGAGTTTGCCGAAGTGACCGATGAACGCCTGAAGGAACTGGCCACCCAACTGGACACCACCCTGCACACCTTGCAGGAGCAGGAACAACAACAAACCCAGTTGTCTGAGGCTCTGGTGGTGCAAGAAGAACTTGCAGCCCTGCATCAACAAGAAACCCGGCACCAGAGGGACATGCAAACCCTGCTCTCCAGCCAACCTGCCATGGAAAAGCTGGAACAGCAGGTGCAAGCCGCTCTGGAGGTGGCAGGCGTCCTGACCTTGATCCGAACCACAACCTCTTTGCAGGAAAAATGGCAACAGGCCAAACTGAACCATCAGAAAAGCCAGCAGGCCCATCAGCAGGCCACCCTGAAACTTCAGGAAGCTGAAAAAGCTTACCAGCAAGCCAGAGGGCAAGCGCTTCAGGTGCCAGAGCTGGAGAGCCAGATGTCTGCTTTGCAGGACGCTCAGGGTCTGTATGCCCGCTTGAAGCAACTCGGGGGGCAACTCAAAGCAAGCCCTGTGGTCTTGCCATGGTCTGAAGACGCGTATGCACAGGCCCGCAACATGGTGGAACTGAAAGCCCAACTGGAAGCAGAAGCTTTGCAGATCGGGCAGGAACAGCAGCGCATCCAGCAGCAAAAGCAGCAACTCCTCAAAGAGCAAAAAGAACAGCAACGCTTGCGTGACCTGATGGAGCAATTGATTCCACAAGGCAAAGAAGCCCGCACCGAAGTGGAGCGCCTGAAAACCCTGCTGGAAACCTCCAGAGTGCAGCATCAGGCATTGCACCTCAAAGCCCATTTGAAAGTGGGAGAACCCTGTCCGGTCTGCGAACAACAGGTGCGGTCCTTGCCTGTTCATGTTCCGCAAGACATCACGGCCCTTGAAAAGCAGGTCAAACAAGCCGAAAAACATCTGGAAACCATCGTTGAAAACTATCAAAACGCCAAAAACCAGTTGCATGCCGTCACAGCCCGCATGCAGCAGGGGCAGGAGTTTCTGACCGAACGGGAAACCGAACTCAAGAAACGACAGCAGGGTTTTCAAGCCAAACAGGGTGGGCTCACCACCAGTGACCCACAGCAACAGATGCAGGCGTTGCTCTCTGGCTTGGCGCAAACCATTTTGCAAAAGAGTGGGGGAGACGACCCCGAGAAACGCTTCAAGGCATTGCAGCAAGAGAAAGCCCGTTTCCAACAAATGGAGCAGAACAGCTATCGCCTGCTTTCTGCTGCAGAAAGCCAGACCTCTGCCCTGAAAGCCCAACTGGACCTCCAGAGCCAACAGGTGACCGAGCGTGAACAGGAGTGGCAGGAAGCCCACCGTGGCTTGCAAGAAGCCCTGAGCACCCTTGCCATGACGCAAGAAGAGGCTCTGGCCTGTGCCATGACGCCAGAGCAGATGCAAGAAGCCAGACAAAAAGTTCAGCAGTGGCGAACCCGTTTGGCTGGTGTGCAGGCCCAACTGCAAGAAGTGCAGGAAAAAAAGGCCGGACGTGAGTACCAACCAGAGCTGCACCTGCAACAAAAGTCAGCGTTGCAGACCCTGACCGTTTCTCTGAAAGGGCTCAGTGTGCAGGTCGGACAGTTGCAGTCCCAGCAAAGCCATCTGAAAGAAAAGCTGGACCTGAAGCGCACGCTGGTCAAAGAAGCAGCCCTGCACCAGAAGACCCTGAACACCTGGGATGCTCTGGCCAAAAACCTCCAGTTGGACCGCTTTCCCAAATTTTTGCTGGAAGAGGTCGAGGAACAGTTGCTGATTGGTGCTGGAGCCCTGCTGACCGACATCAGCGATGGCCGTTATGCTTTGCACCTGCAAGATGGGGAATATGTGGTTTCAGACCACTGGAATGCCGGCGAGACCCGCCCGATTCGGACCCTTTCTGGCGGAGAAACCTTTCTGGCAAGCCTGTCTCTGGCCATTGCCCTGAGCGATTATCTGGCTGGCAACAAACTGCTGGGTGCCCTCTTTCTGGACGAGGGTTTCGGAACCCTTGATCCACAGGCCCTGGATGCTGTTGCCCGAGCACTGGAAAAGCTGCAGATCTCTGGTCGCATGGTGGGGGTCATCACGCACGTGCCTGCTCTGGCGGCAAGGCTTCCTGCCAGAGTGTTGGTGGAAAAACGCATGTCGGGCAGTTTTGTGCGCATCGACAGTGAAGAGATTTCAGCCTGA
- a CDS encoding PQQ-binding-like beta-propeller repeat protein: MPDGSTLLLIKGNLIQNLSPKGQKNWEVAITDIARAPGVRTLDGTIYFGAYNDHLQAILPDGRLKWRYNLDGDLFATPLLRDDGTVVAASVKGQVVAVQEGKKLWEFRAGEGVYSSPAQALDGTIYFGSQDGKMYALTPEGKLKWTFKAGSTLFSSPAIDEDGTVYIGSSDRSIYAINPDGSLKWKYATRLFVNASPIITEKGLIVVGSFDSDLYALNRDGTLAWKTDLKKAIAAPAIQTSNGEIVVGNYAGMLYGVSETGEILWQLELDSKIDTPVSLTDNGYAYVITSKGTLYQLVGLGSQSLGHWSSYRGVSLGWGRQLNTTEWENLQRIASNTPQQVPSTVTPSKPPVGSTKPTAPANPAPVASGKIKQPLKQLALRLVLFSMEAQPANRLDSLLRFQQAVAPGVKIGWDSQSQQFKLDVLGALRNLKK, translated from the coding sequence ATGCCAGACGGTTCTACTTTGCTTCTCATCAAAGGAAACCTCATCCAGAACCTCAGTCCAAAGGGACAGAAGAACTGGGAAGTCGCCATCACCGACATTGCCCGGGCGCCTGGCGTCCGCACGCTGGACGGAACCATTTACTTTGGGGCCTACAACGATCACCTGCAGGCCATCTTGCCAGATGGTCGCCTGAAATGGCGTTACAACCTCGATGGTGACCTTTTCGCCACCCCCCTCTTGCGTGACGATGGCACGGTTGTGGCTGCCAGTGTCAAAGGGCAAGTGGTGGCGGTTCAAGAAGGCAAAAAGCTCTGGGAATTCCGGGCCGGAGAGGGCGTGTATTCCAGTCCTGCACAGGCTCTGGATGGCACCATCTATTTCGGAAGTCAGGACGGCAAAATGTACGCCCTGACCCCCGAGGGCAAACTCAAATGGACCTTCAAAGCAGGTTCCACCCTGTTTTCCAGCCCAGCCATTGACGAAGATGGCACGGTTTACATCGGCAGCAGTGACCGCAGCATTTACGCCATCAACCCTGACGGCTCTCTGAAATGGAAATACGCCACCCGTTTGTTTGTGAACGCTTCTCCGATCATCACGGAAAAAGGCCTGATCGTGGTGGGTTCATTTGACAGCGACCTCTATGCCCTGAACAGGGACGGCACCCTCGCATGGAAAACCGACCTCAAGAAAGCCATTGCTGCCCCTGCAATCCAGACCAGCAACGGAGAAATCGTGGTGGGCAACTATGCAGGCATGCTGTATGGGGTCAGCGAAACCGGAGAAATCCTCTGGCAACTGGAACTGGACAGCAAAATCGACACCCCAGTCTCCCTGACCGACAACGGTTACGCCTACGTGATCACCAGCAAGGGCACCCTGTACCAGTTGGTGGGACTCGGATCCCAGAGCCTCGGGCACTGGTCCAGTTACCGGGGTGTGTCTCTGGGATGGGGCAGACAACTGAACACCACCGAGTGGGAAAACCTGCAACGCATTGCCAGCAACACCCCCCAACAGGTGCCCAGCACTGTGACCCCCAGCAAACCACCCGTGGGCAGCACCAAGCCAACTGCGCCTGCCAATCCAGCTCCTGTGGCGTCTGGGAAAATCAAACAGCCCCTCAAGCAACTGGCCCTCAGGCTGGTGCTGTTCTCCATGGAAGCCCAGCCTGCCAACCGTCTGGACAGCCTGTTGCGGTTCCAGCAAGCTGTGGCTCCCGGCGTGAAGATCGGCTGGGACAGCCAGAGCCAGCAGTTCAAACTGGATGTGCTCGGGGCTTTGCGCAACCTCAAGAAATGA
- the glgB gene encoding 1,4-alpha-glucan branching protein GlgB, producing MTDLELLQNGKHYDPFRFLGLHFAGETGTLRVWSPPAASIVALFPSGKTYALEQLDPSGLFVHEHIEQEENAHSYQIQITYQDGNVQTTRDPYSFWPTLSEFDLSLIKIGEHHQLHKKLGANCMEHQGAHGVSFAVWAPNAERVSVVGNFNGWNGLQHPMRTLGDSGIWEIFLPFIGHGEYYKFEIRSRDGSVFLKSDPLARFSEMRPGTASIVYDLTQFDWNDEEWIQSRQEDTRKDPISIYEVHLGSWMVGPEGKFLNYRELAHKLADYVVDLGYTHVELLPVSEHPFDGSWGYQVTGYFAPTSRFGNPDDFKYFMNHMHERGIGVIVDWVPGHFPKDAHGLGRFDGTPLYEYADPRKGEHLDWGTYIFDYGRTEVVNFLLASALFWIEEYHIDGLRVDAVASILYLDFSRPHDAWIPNIYGGNENLEAIHFLKRLNELTHQYHPGILTMAEESSAFAGVSRPVYAGGLGFDYKWGMGWMNDSLAYFEKDSLYRKFEHHKISFFMVYAYHENYVLPISHDEVVHGKKSLLDKMPGDKWQKHANHRAFLAYMWTMPGKKLLFQGQEFGQWQEWSEARGIDWHLTEYPEHKGTQLLIRDLNHLYRYEKALHTSDCIPGGFQWINVSDSENSVFSYIRKDLDSQEQVIVVTNFTPVERTAYRIGVPEAGSYRELLNTDAEIYGGGNRGNLGLVHSTDQPFNGFQHSMEVLIPALGVVILKKEV from the coding sequence ATGACTGATCTGGAACTGCTCCAAAACGGAAAGCATTACGATCCTTTTCGCTTCCTGGGCCTGCATTTTGCAGGCGAAACCGGCACCCTGAGGGTGTGGTCCCCCCCGGCAGCCAGCATTGTGGCCCTTTTCCCTTCCGGGAAAACCTACGCTCTGGAACAACTGGACCCCAGCGGTCTGTTTGTCCATGAGCACATTGAGCAGGAAGAAAACGCGCATTCTTATCAAATCCAGATCACCTATCAAGATGGCAATGTGCAAACCACCCGTGACCCTTACTCGTTCTGGCCCACCCTCAGCGAGTTTGACCTGAGCCTGATCAAGATTGGCGAACACCACCAGTTGCACAAAAAACTGGGGGCCAATTGCATGGAGCATCAGGGGGCACATGGGGTGTCTTTTGCAGTCTGGGCACCCAACGCAGAGCGGGTCAGTGTGGTGGGCAACTTCAACGGCTGGAACGGTTTGCAGCATCCCATGCGCACACTGGGCGACTCAGGCATCTGGGAGATTTTCCTGCCTTTCATCGGGCATGGAGAGTACTACAAGTTCGAAATTCGCTCCAGAGATGGCAGCGTTTTCCTGAAAAGCGATCCTCTGGCCCGGTTTTCTGAAATGCGTCCCGGAACCGCTTCCATTGTGTACGATCTGACACAATTCGACTGGAACGACGAAGAATGGATCCAGAGCCGCCAGGAAGACACCCGCAAAGACCCCATCAGCATCTATGAGGTTCACCTCGGGTCATGGATGGTCGGTCCAGAAGGCAAATTCCTGAATTACCGGGAACTGGCCCACAAGCTTGCAGACTACGTGGTGGACCTCGGGTACACCCACGTGGAACTGCTGCCTGTCAGTGAGCATCCCTTTGATGGGTCATGGGGCTATCAGGTCACAGGCTACTTTGCCCCCACCAGTCGCTTCGGAAACCCTGACGACTTCAAGTACTTCATGAACCACATGCATGAACGGGGCATCGGTGTGATCGTGGACTGGGTGCCCGGCCACTTCCCCAAAGATGCCCACGGACTCGGGCGCTTTGATGGCACCCCCCTTTACGAATACGCCGACCCACGCAAAGGGGAACACCTCGATTGGGGCACCTACATCTTTGACTATGGCCGCACCGAAGTGGTCAATTTCCTGCTGGCCAGTGCCCTGTTCTGGATTGAGGAGTACCACATCGATGGGCTGCGTGTGGATGCCGTCGCCAGCATCCTCTATCTGGACTTCTCCAGACCCCACGATGCATGGATCCCCAACATTTATGGGGGCAACGAAAACCTCGAAGCCATCCACTTCCTGAAGCGCCTGAACGAACTGACCCACCAGTACCACCCCGGCATCCTCACCATGGCGGAAGAATCCTCTGCTTTTGCAGGGGTCAGCCGTCCTGTGTACGCCGGAGGTCTGGGCTTCGATTACAAGTGGGGCATGGGCTGGATGAACGACTCTCTGGCCTACTTCGAGAAAGATTCCCTGTACCGCAAATTCGAGCACCACAAGATCAGCTTCTTCATGGTGTACGCCTACCACGAAAACTATGTGCTGCCCATCTCCCACGACGAAGTGGTGCACGGCAAAAAGAGCCTCCTGGACAAAATGCCCGGCGACAAATGGCAAAAACACGCCAACCACCGGGCGTTCCTCGCCTACATGTGGACCATGCCCGGCAAGAAACTGCTGTTTCAGGGTCAGGAGTTTGGCCAGTGGCAGGAGTGGAGCGAGGCCAGAGGCATCGACTGGCACCTCACCGAGTACCCCGAGCACAAAGGCACCCAGTTGCTGATCCGTGACCTGAACCACCTGTACCGCTACGAAAAAGCCCTGCACACCAGCGACTGCATTCCCGGCGGATTCCAGTGGATCAATGTCTCTGACTCCGAAAACAGCGTGTTCAGTTACATCCGCAAAGACCTTGACTCTCAGGAGCAGGTGATTGTGGTGACCAACTTCACCCCTGTGGAGCGCACCGCCTACCGCATTGGGGTTCCAGAGGCTGGCTCTTACCGCGAACTCCTCAACACCGACGCAGAAATTTATGGAGGCGGAAACCGGGGCAACCTCGGGTTGGTGCACAGCACCGATCAGCCTTTCAATGGTTTCCAGCACAGCATGGAAGTGCTGATTCCAGCTCTGGGCGTGGTGATCCTCAAAAAAGAAGTCTGA
- the hisH gene encoding imidazole glycerol phosphate synthase subunit HisH codes for MAVTSTLLVDYGSGNLRSAAKALERAGFEVKVSSTPQDVEEAQSIVIPGQGHFGQVMTEFKDSGFEGPIREALQAGLPILGICVGMQLLFEGSEESPEVRGLGLLPGQLKKFPKGLAVPQMQWNTLQKVGECPILNGLTAESMAYFVHSYYVPEDGGVQSGALTDYGVPFWSVVSQGNLHGTQFHPEKSQAVGLHILRNFRQLVESHL; via the coding sequence ATTGCTGTGACCTCAACTTTGCTGGTGGATTATGGCAGCGGCAATCTGCGCTCTGCCGCCAAAGCCCTGGAGCGGGCAGGCTTCGAGGTGAAGGTCTCCTCCACCCCTCAGGACGTGGAAGAGGCCCAGTCGATTGTGATTCCCGGACAGGGTCACTTCGGACAGGTGATGACCGAATTCAAAGACTCTGGTTTTGAAGGTCCCATCCGTGAAGCCCTGCAAGCAGGCTTGCCCATTCTGGGCATCTGTGTGGGGATGCAACTGCTTTTTGAAGGCTCTGAAGAGTCTCCAGAGGTGCGGGGTCTGGGGTTGCTGCCCGGCCAACTCAAGAAGTTTCCCAAAGGGCTTGCTGTGCCCCAGATGCAATGGAACACCCTGCAAAAGGTCGGCGAGTGCCCGATCCTGAACGGTCTGACCGCAGAATCGATGGCCTATTTCGTGCACAGCTATTACGTTCCCGAAGATGGAGGGGTTCAGTCCGGAGCGCTCACCGATTATGGGGTGCCGTTCTGGAGTGTGGTGTCTCAGGGGAACCTGCACGGCACCCAGTTTCACCCCGAGAAGTCTCAGGCGGTGGGCCTCCACATCCTCAGGAACTTCCGCCAGTTGGTGGAATCCCACCTCTGA
- the hisB gene encoding imidazoleglycerol-phosphate dehydratase HisB, translated as MTRSSEIVRNTNETQIQIRLNLDEPLSGPLSTGHGFQEHMLDQVRKHGRFGLVIEATGDLHVDVHHLAEDVGIALGQAFKQALGDMKGIERYADAFVPMDETLAHVVLDFSGRPHLGFEPEKLDVVGDSNGYNIYHLREFLRGFCNHAGVTLHVRLLSGRDAHHVIEAITKAFARALHLATRITSQSLPSTKGLL; from the coding sequence GTGACACGCAGCAGCGAAATCGTACGCAACACCAATGAAACCCAGATTCAGATCCGTCTGAACCTTGATGAGCCGCTCTCAGGCCCCCTCTCCACCGGACACGGATTTCAGGAGCACATGCTGGATCAGGTGCGCAAACATGGACGCTTCGGACTGGTGATTGAAGCCACCGGAGATTTGCATGTGGACGTGCACCATCTGGCTGAAGATGTGGGCATTGCACTGGGGCAGGCTTTCAAACAGGCTCTGGGGGACATGAAAGGCATTGAACGTTACGCCGATGCTTTCGTGCCCATGGATGAAACACTGGCCCATGTGGTGCTGGATTTCTCGGGCCGTCCCCATCTAGGATTTGAACCCGAGAAGCTGGACGTGGTTGGAGATTCCAACGGTTACAACATTTACCACCTGCGCGAATTCCTGCGGGGGTTCTGCAACCATGCCGGGGTGACCCTGCATGTGCGCCTGCTCTCGGGCAGAGACGCCCACCACGTCATCGAAGCCATCACCAAAGCTTTTGCACGGGCACTGCATCTGGCGACCCGCATCACCAGCCAGAGCTTGCCCAGCACGAAAGGATTGCTGTGA
- the phoU gene encoding phosphate signaling complex protein PhoU, which produces MRDQLEHSIQDIKASFLRMLSINMEQLSLVQKGLITKNFHHLSEHTKKLDLEVDQLEHDLESMCLTAIALHQPVAGDLRFIVLVLKSLTDAERIGDYAVHVATDLEQLAGTITTGFYSDIQPLVSKLTEMMETLAYAFAEKNLRSVKDLQEMDLEVDAFYEQLQRSTLTRVMEDLRMTSSALKLTRLARSFERLGDHMVNISERIHYWITGVPFEKALSQNH; this is translated from the coding sequence ATGCGCGACCAATTGGAACACAGCATTCAAGACATCAAAGCCAGCTTTTTGCGGATGCTTTCCATCAACATGGAACAGCTCAGTCTGGTGCAAAAGGGATTGATCACCAAAAATTTTCATCACCTGTCTGAGCACACCAAAAAACTGGATCTGGAAGTGGACCAGCTGGAGCACGATCTGGAAAGCATGTGCCTGACTGCCATTGCCCTGCACCAACCGGTGGCTGGAGATTTGCGTTTTATTGTGCTGGTGCTCAAAAGCCTCACCGATGCGGAGCGCATTGGGGATTATGCGGTGCATGTGGCCACCGATCTGGAGCAACTCGCAGGAACCATCACCACCGGTTTCTATTCGGACATTCAGCCTCTGGTGTCCAAACTGACCGAAATGATGGAAACGCTGGCTTACGCCTTTGCAGAGAAAAACCTGCGCTCGGTCAAAGACCTGCAGGAAATGGATCTGGAAGTGGATGCCTTCTATGAGCAGCTTCAGCGCTCCACACTCACAAGGGTCATGGAAGACTTGAGGATGACTTCCTCTGCCTTGAAACTCACCCGTCTGGCCCGCAGCTTTGAACGCCTCGGGGACCACATGGTGAACATTTCAGAACGCATCCACTACTGGATCACAGGTGTGCCTTTCGAAAAAGCCCTGTCACAGAACCACTGA
- the pstB gene encoding phosphate ABC transporter ATP-binding protein PstB: MQPILNAENVSIYYGPKRAVNEVSLSIQPNTVNALIGPSGCGKTTFLRAINRMHDVTPGARVTGKITLDGQDIYATDMDPVAVRRRIGMVFQKPNPFPTMSVYDNVASGLRLSGVTQKSYLDQVVERSLRQAALWDEVKDRLKSPATGLSGGQQQRLCIARALAVEPEVLLMDEPTSALDPASTSRIEDLLSTLKKEVTILIVTHNMQQAARVSDTTSFFLNGDLVENGVTASIFTNPRDERTEAYVTGRFG, from the coding sequence ATGCAACCCATCCTGAATGCTGAAAATGTCTCCATCTACTACGGTCCCAAACGTGCCGTCAATGAAGTCTCCCTGTCCATCCAGCCCAACACCGTGAATGCCCTGATTGGACCCTCTGGTTGCGGAAAAACCACCTTCCTGCGTGCCATCAACCGCATGCACGACGTGACCCCCGGAGCCCGAGTGACCGGAAAAATCACCCTGGACGGTCAGGACATCTATGCCACAGACATGGACCCTGTGGCTGTGCGCCGCAGAATCGGGATGGTGTTCCAGAAGCCCAACCCCTTCCCCACCATGAGCGTTTACGACAATGTGGCCAGTGGCCTGAGGCTCTCTGGGGTGACACAGAAGTCTTACCTGGATCAGGTGGTGGAGCGTTCTCTGCGTCAGGCCGCCCTGTGGGATGAGGTCAAAGACCGCCTGAAATCCCCTGCAACCGGTCTCTCTGGAGGTCAGCAGCAGCGTCTGTGCATCGCCAGAGCCCTTGCCGTGGAGCCCGAAGTCCTCTTGATGGACGAGCCCACTTCTGCTCTGGACCCTGCATCCACCTCGAGGATTGAGGATTTGCTGTCCACCCTCAAAAAAGAGGTGACCATCCTGATCGTGACCCACAACATGCAGCAAGCCGCCCGGGTCAGCGACACCACCAGTTTCTTCCTGAACGGAGATCTGGTGGAAAATGGAGTCACCGCAAGCATTTTCACCAATCCCAGAGATGAACGCACCGAAGCATACGTGACCGGGCGTTTCGGTTAA